ACGGAGGATGAACATCTTGTTAACCGCCGCACTGAATTTAAAATACTCAGGACGGATTTTGAAGAGTGATTAAGCATTTCGCCAATGAGAAAAATTCCATTTTTCGTATTATTCTTCATCCTTGTCACAAACAATTGTTTCGCTCAGGCGGATACAATTTTTACCAAAGAATATAGTGTATCGCAATTGCAGGAAGATCTCACTTATTGGCGCGACCGACTGGAAAAAAAACTTCCCATACTTTATTTATATAAAAGTAAGGAAGCCGTAGATAGCAAATTTGACAGTATTTACAATGCTATTGATCATCCTATGAATGAATTGGAGTTTTATAGGATGTTGACTCCCCTTACCACTTTCATACAGGACGGACATAATTCCATTATTCCGGGTGAACACGCAATGGAAGCGTTGAGGGGCTGTAACGATCTGTTTCCACTGGATATTAAATGCATCAAAAATAAATTGTATGTTTCATACAATTATAGCTCAGCATCGGAATTAAGTCCCGGGACAGAAATTATATCCATAAATAGTATTACCGCTGAAGTGATTCTGAATAAATTTTTATCTAACCTCCCTAAGGAAGGTAATAATCAACAATATATTTATGGTTCTATCAATTCCGCTTTTCGATTTTATTATTTTGTTTATTATGGATTAGCGGAAAAGTATAACATTGCCTATAAAAATTTGAATGGTAAGGTTGGAAATTGTGAAGTTACAGGGATAGCCCTACTCTCAATGAAAAATCAAAAAGAAAAGGCCAATATTCCGGACTTAAATCCATATAATTTAAAGGTTTTAGATAGTATGCACACGGCAGTGCTTACCATAAAAACATTTGATCAAACTCTTATTAAAAATACATACAACAAAAAATTTAAAAGAGATGTCTCGGGTTATTTTAATTTGATACAGGATGCTAATGTCACCAATCTCGTAATTGATCTGAGAGGCAATATGGGTGGCAATCCTGATTATGTGAAATATTTATTAACCTACTTGTTCGATGAGCCATTTGAGCAAGCTACAGAATGCAGGGTTGTTAAAAACAAAGATTCAGAAAATTTTATGGAACGCAACAAAAAAAGTTGGTTTCCTTTTTATGGCATAGGCAAATTTCAACCGAAAAAAAATAATTTTAAAGAATCAGTATATGTGCTTATTAATGAAAGTACATTTTCTGCAGGAGTAATACTTGCATCAACCTTAAAAAGAGAGAATAGAGCAACTTTCATTGGAACTGAAACCGGAGGTAACCCCGTTATCATGTCAGGCTTCTTTATGCGGTCAACCTGGCAACTTCCAAATACGAGGATTCAGATCACACCCGCTACACTTGCCACAATTTATAATCCCATCGAATTAAATACTGGTCGCGGATTAATTCCCGATCATATTATAGAACTTACACCGGAGCAACTTGCATTATCGGAGGATGTATATTTAAACTATACTTTAGATCTTATCAAAAAACCGCAATAAAATATTAATCACAATCCTACAATGAAAGTGCTCGAAACCGAAAGACTTTATTTACGTGAAATTACAGAAGATGACGCAGAAAGCGCATACCAGTTAAACCTTGACGAGGATGTGATCAAATATACCGGTGACGCTTCTTTTCATGATATAGATACTGCAAGAAATTTTATAAAAAATTACGACCATTATCTCAAATATCATTTTGGCAGATGGGCTGTTATCAGAAAAAATGATGAAACATTTTTAGGTTGGTGTGGATTAAAATACACTTCTGAATTGGATGAAATTGATATAGGTTTTCGTTTTTTCAAGAAATATTGGAATAAAGGTTATGCAACGGAAGCTGCTGTTGCATGTTTAGAACTTGGTTTCCATAAGTTTAATATGCAACAAATAGTAGGACGTGCAAGAAAAGAAAATATTGCCTCAATAAAAGTGCTGGAAAAAATTGGTTTGCATTATTGGAAGGATTTTGATTTTGATGGAGAAGAGGGTGTGGTTTACAAAATTGATAGGCGGGAATGTGTTAAAAATTGATATAATAAATTAACTCAATGGAAAATTTAAGAGTAATTAAATATCCTGACTTTGGTAAATATTAAACTTTTATCGTTGCATATCAGTTAAAAAAAGATCAAAAGTAAAAGTGAATACACAAAACATTTTAGACTTTAAGATCTAATTCCAGAAATCAGTTTCCAATTAAATGTTAATTTATAACAACGGCTTGGAAAAAGGTTTTACCATCGCAACTAATTCTAATATGATATAACCCACTTGCAATATCAGCGACAATAATTTCCGTTGAATTTGTGGTGACATAAATGTTATAAATAACTTTTCCCTCTGCATTAATTAATTCCACTGTACCATTTAAAAAATCATTTCCAACCTCCAGAATAAAAAATGTTTCCGAAGGATTGGGATAAAGTTTTATGGAATTTTCTGCAATATCTTCCAAGGTATTTGCAAAAGTTACTTCAACACTATCTGTGGTTGAGCATTCCAAACTATCTGTAACAGTTGTTGTATAAAATCCAGGTGATAAATTTTCTATCGTCGCCGTTGTTTCACCAGTCTCCCATAAAAATGAAAAGGGTGGAGTGCCGCCATTGGTGATAGTTGCTGTTGCAGTGCCGTTATTTTCACCGCCAATTGCAGGAGAACTTGTCATTGATAATTGCGGCCCGATAAAAATTGTATCAATTGCAACCGCAGAACAAAATACTGGAATAAATCTAAATGCTGTATCATTAGCACCATCATGCCAGCTTTTTTGTACAAATTCGTTATCGCTGGGATTGTGCGTATTAATCCATTTTGTTCCAAAATCATTTACTATTCCTTGCGTGAATGCTCCTTCCTCTACATCTGCCAAGGTGTCAATATATAATTCAATAATACCGGTTGACTCATACAATACCGACGTAACTGTGATATAAAAATAGGATGGAAAATTCATATGAACTTCATCGTATTTAATTATAAATTTTCGATAAGGTGCTGATCCTGAAGTTTCATAATATACTTCACCACCGCCTAGAATATTAAGGTCTTCTCCTGCCAATGCAATTAGATTATTAATAGTTGGAGAAGGGATACCTATATACCAGGTATCATGAGCCTCTCCAAAACACATATAGCCATTACTTGCCGGAAAGATGGTATCATATGTGTTTTCATAAAAATTAAAATTAAATCCGATGCCTAGAGTATCCACGTCATCATTTGTTGTAAAGGAAACAAATGTTGGTGAAATGAATTCCGGTGGAGTATATGGAATAGTTTCCATTGCATAATCCATTGCAGTAGAATAACTGTAATTAATAAGAGCATAAGTTCCATTCACATATACTCCGGGATCAAAAGTTCCTGTTAACGAATCGGTTATTCCCTCACCTGAAAAAATTCCTCCGCTGCCAACATTTACATCCGGAGTAAAACTCGCATCAGTTTCGCATAACGTAATCGGATAATTCAAACCTGCGGGGGTTGCACAGATACTTGTTATGGTAAAAATTAATGTATCGTTATTTGTTATTGTATCGCCCTCTACGCTTGTCCACAATTTTATTTCATGATCGCCACAGGCACTTAAATCAACCAATGAGGTAAATAAAATGGTATCTGATAAATAAGCCGTGATAGTTTCTGTAATTGATTCGCTCTCAATTAAACCTCCATCAACCTGAAAATAAATAGTAAAATTATTTTGATCTGCAAATCCATAATTATGAACAAGTAGCTGTAAATTTTCTTCTCCTAAATTGCATTCTGCGATAGGATAGATGATATCCTGAATTCCTAGATCTGATTCTGAATGTAGACAAGAGGCCAAGTGCCAAAGTATGTTGCGTCTCAAAGCTAGGTGTTCTTCGGAATAATGTTCAATATCATAATAAAACTGGGAGGCTATAACAGTACCTTCGCCATATTTTTTTTGAATTAATGCTGCTTTGGAATATGTAGTATCAATAATTAGGGTATCGAAATCGACTCCGTAGAAACTTCCTGTGCACATAAAGTAACCCAAATCAGGAGAAAAATCAATTGGGTTTGTTATTGGTAAAAATGGCCCATTAATTATAGGATTAAATGGTGCTAAAAAATAACCCTCATAGTTTGGGAGTAGCGAATTACTTCTATATACTGAGTCAAATCCTAGATAAAATTCATAACTAGGAGCAGATAAATAATTAATATATAGACCACCGCCGTTGTAAATAAAATTCTGAAATTCTTCAAAGTAGTTAGTGTAAAAAAGATCAAAATCATCGCTACCAGAAAATGACCCTTCTATAAAAATCATACATGTATTTTCAGAAAACAAACCTGCTGTGTCAATACCTCCATAATTAAACTGCTCCCAATTGCTCTCACCGAATACATCATCCATTAAGGAAATGTTAAGAGTATTATCAATTCCTCCACCTCCTATATATATAATACGTTTGTCCGGCGCTTGAGCAAAGAGCAATCCATTTACAAAAAATAGTAATAAAAAAAAGGTTAAACAGTGCTTCATTGTCACTAAAAATAGGTATTTTATACCGATTGTTAAACAAATCTAATGAAAAATTTACAAAATTCAAATTAATTGGTTTACATTTATTCTCTTTTCCACCTCTAATAAAATTTCCTATGAAACCCAAAGTACTTTTATTTACATGCATTCTTTTTACATCAATATTTAGCTTTTCGCAAACAAATTTCACTTTACATGAGCGAAAAATATACGAATGAATATAAATTAAGTATATTCAATTTATTCGGACAAAAAATAAATGAAATTATTGTAAATGACAATTATGCAGAATGGCGTCCGAATGATTTAGCCAAGGGAATTTATATTTATGAATTAGTGAGTGCAGGAAAAAGATTAGGAGCCGGGAAAATTATATTACAATAGATATGTATTTTATGTTTCAATGCATATCCGGTAATGGCGCTAGTAATCAACTCCTTTTTTTTGCACCATTCAACTAAAGAAATAATCACGGTTTGTGTCCAATGATTTAGATTGCCATTATAGTTTCTCAAATCACACAAAATAAATCTTCCAAATTCCTTGCGTAACCATTCGGTTACATATACTTTTGTAAACAAATAGTTACTTAAGCTTATGGTAAGAAGAGACGTATTCCAGGCAATTGCCGACCCCACAAGGCGGGAGATCATAGCGCTTTTGTCCAATCAGATCATGAATCTCAATGCTGTTGCCGATAATTTTGACATGAGCAGGCCTGCAATATCCAAACATATTAAGATCCTCAGCGAGTGTGGCCTTATCGAAATAAAACAGCTTGGAAGAGAGCGATTCTGTGTCCCGCAACTGGCAGCCTTGGATCAGGTGCAAACTTGGGTTCAGCAATACAGTTTGTTCTGGACCAATAAATTGGATGCCCTGGAAATACATTTGGAACAGCATAAAAAAACCGTTAAAAAAATAAATAAAAAACCGGATCATGGAAAATAAAACGATATACCTCGAACGCCTTTTTAACGCAGATGTAAAAAAAGTATGGTCGGCACTTACCGATAAAAACGAAATGAAATTATGGTATTTTGACCTCAAAGAATTTAAACCGGAAGTGGGATTTGTATTTCAATTTACTGGTGGCCCATCACCGGAAAAACAGTATTTACATATTTGTGAAATAACAGAGTTAATTCCAGAAAAAAAATTAACCTATACTTGGCGTTATGATGGATACTCAGGGATTTCCTATGTGAGTTTTGAATTGTTTCCGCAGGACAACAAAACACTTCTTAAATTAACCCATAAGGATATTGGAACATTCCCATCTGATAATGCTGATCTTTCTATTACAAATTTTGAAGCGGGATGGGATTCAATAATAAATACCTCGTTAAAAAATTATCTTGAAAAGGATGATTTTCACTATGAGATCACGGTAGAATCCACTGCTAAAAAGATCTATACAGGGCTCACACAAAATATTCAAAATTGGTGGACTGAAAAAATGGAAGGTTCGGCGAATACAATAAATGAGGTATTTACCGTGCGTTTCGACAAAACTTTTAAAAAGATAAAAGTAGTGGAATTGATACCCGACAAAAAAATTATCTGGGAGGTAATGGAAAGTTATATCGATATCGCAGAGATCAATAATAAATCAGAATGGAACGGAACGAAAATAGTTTGGGAAATAAATCAAAATGAGGATTCAACAGATCTTATCCTGACGCATCACGGACTTAAACCTTCATTAGAATGTTATGAGGTGTGTGATAATGGTTGGATAAGTTTTATGGAAAGTTTTCACGATTACATAACCACTGGCATGGGCACTCCTTTTGGGTAATGGATCACGGATTTAAAGGATTTCGCGGGTTTCACAGATTTACTTAATATTTAATTACACCCTGCATGCCCTGCGTCCTCTGCGATCTCTGCGGGGAACAAAAACATTTGGATCACAGATTATATGGATTACGCGGATTTCGCTGATTTAATTGTTTTTGGAATTTAGTGAACCAAAACTTTGAAGCTCCTGCTGGAAATAACAAATATTTTTTATTTTTATCCCATGGCATACAACGAAAAATTAGCGGAACGCATACGCGAGAAACTTGGGGATGTTCCTAATGTGGAAGAAAAACGAATGATGGGTGGTTTAACATTTATGGTAAATGATAAAATGTGTGTAGGCATCATAAAAGATGATCTTATGTGTCGCATAAACCCGGAATTTCATGCAAAGGCAGTGGAGCAACGCGGATGCAGAACCATGGATTTTACAAATAGACCCATGATAGGTTATGTACTAATTGATGAGACAGGAATGAAATCAAAAAAGGATTTCGATTATTGGATCGAACTCGCACTTTCCTTTAATGACCTGGCAAAATCCTCTAAAAAGAAGAAAAAATAAAATTAACTTCCTGGATGATTCACGAAGAATAATTCTTTTGTGCTATGTCGCAAAACACCCTTTTTAAGTCACATACACACAGTATTTGCATTCCGAACAAAACTGACCTTTGTTTTTATTAAATTAATTCAGGTTTTAATAAAACTCAAAACAAAAACAATGAAAAGAACTAAAATTTTATACTGGGTATTTACAGGGTTGTTCGGAGCATTTATGCTTTTTTCTGCAATCCCTGATCTTTTAACAGTTCCGGATGCAGTCAAAATGGTGCATGATGATCTTGGATATCCTGTTTATATTATACCGTTTTTAGGATTGGCAAAAATTCTCGGAGTGATCGCAATAATTATTCCCGGATTTCCAAGAATAAAAGAATGGGCTTATGCAGGATTAGCATATGATTTAATTGGGGCTACTTACTCATTGTATTGCATCGATCCGTCGCCAAAAGGTTGGATGGGAATGTTGGGACCTATTTTAATAGGAGCGCTATCATATTATTTTTATCACAAAAAATTAAAATCCTTTACTGCATCTCAAACTACAATTTAATTATTATGTCATTTCAAGCATATCTCGATAATATTCAAACCAAAACAGGTAAGTCGCCTGAGGATTTTAAAAAATTAGCGAAACAAAAGGGCTTTTTAGAAAATGGTGAACTTAAATCCACTGTAAAAGCCGGAGAAATTGTTAATTGGCTAAAAACGGATTTCGATTTGGGACACGGACACGCGATGGCTATTTTTGCTTTGCTTAAGGGTAAAAAAGAATAAAATATTATGCAATTTAAAACGGTATTACTACAAGCAGGCAAAACAGCGACCGGATTTGAAATTCCTGCCGAAGTAGTTGAAAAATTAGGTGCGGAAAAAAAACCTCCGGTTAAAGTTACCATAAACGGATATACCTATAGAAATACCATTGCTGTTATGGGAGGAGTTTATATGATCGGTGTTAGTGCATTACATCGGGAGGGTGCGAATATAAAAGGTGGAGATAAAATTACAGTGAATATCGAACTAGATACGGAAGAACGAATTGCAGAGGTTCCGGCAGATCTTGAAAAAAGATTAAAAAAAGATCCTGTAGCCAAAAAGAATTTTGACGCACTTTCCTATAGCAAAAAACGCGCATTCATTATTCCGATCAACGATGCAAAAACAGAAGAAACCCGACAAAGAAGAATTGAAAAAACTTTAGAATTATTAAAGGAAAATAAAAAGTAAAATATCTATTTTTTTTATTCATAATATTTAATCATAACTAAAAATAATAAGATGGCAAGAACAAGCACTTATCTCAATTTTACCCGAAACACTGAAGAAGCATTTAATTTTTATAAATCCATTTTTGGAGGAGAATTTGGTAGAAATGGCATCGCAAGATTTAAGGATATACCACCCTCCGACGATATGCCACCCTTAGCTCCCGGCGACGAAAATCTCGTGATGCACATTGAATTGGAAATTACCGGTGGACATAAGTTAATGGGAACCGATGCACCGGAAACCATGGGCTTTACAGTGAATTTTGGAAATAATATGCACATCAACCTCGAACCTGACACGAAAGAAGAAACCAAAAAATTATTTGATGCATTATCGCAAGGCGGCAAAATAACAATGGAACTTCAGGACATGTTTTGGGGGGATTATTTTGGAAGTTGTATCGATAAATTTGGTGTGCAGTGGATGTTTAATTGTGCATCGTGATTAATGAGGTGAGTGGTGAGAATGCTCCAACCTGGAAAAAAGTTTAAGGTGAAAACCCAAATCTCTAATGGTAGCTGCACCGGACTCACGATTCACGAAAATGAGTAATGAGAAATGAGTAATGAATTTGATCCGAGTTGGATTAAAGCTTCCGATCTATTTGGTGAGTGGTGAGTGGTGAGAATGCTCCATCCCGGAAAAAGGTCCAAAGTCAAAATCCGAGCTCCAATGGTTGCAATAATGGACTCACGATTCACGCCTCACGATTCACGAAAATGAGTGGTGAGAAGGTTCCATCCCGGAAAAAAGTTCAAAGTCAAAATCCGAGCTCCAATGGTAGCAGTGACGGACTCACGATTTACGATTGACGGTTCACGAAAATGTTTGTTTATTATACTTATTCCTATATTCCACCGGCGTAAGTCCCGTAATTTTTTTAAAGATAGTTCTGAATGCTTTTGTATCAGTATACCCAACATCAAACATTACTTCATTAATATTTTTTCTGCTTGTTTCAAAACTTCTTTTTGCGGCTTCCATTTTAATGCGATGAATATATTCTAATACTGTATTGTTGGTAGCCAGTTTAAATCGACGCTCAAAACTTCTTCTGCCAACAGAAACTTTGTTTGCCAGATCATCCACGGATATTTTTTCGGCATAATTTTTTTCTATGAATTCCTGCGCTTCCTTTACTTCATTATCGCTGTGATTTTTTTGTCCCTTGAATAAAGCAAATGTTGTCTGACTATCTCTATCAATATCAATGGCAAAATATTTTGACGCAAGAATTGCAGTTTCTCTGTCGGTATATTTTTCCACCAAATGCAAAAGTAAATTCCAATAAGAATTTGCTCCACCGCTGGAATAAATTCTATTTTCCTCGGTAATGATACTACCATCCACCATTTCTACTTCAGGAAACATTTCTCTGAACTCATTTTGAAATCCCCAATGCGTGGAACATTTTTTTCCATCGAGCAAACCTGTACTGGCAAGTAAAAAAGCACCAACACATAAAGATGCAACCTCTGCCCCACCCTCATACTGATCGGTGATCCAAGGAATTAAATCTTTGTTTAAATGGATGGCATTTTTCATATCCCCAAAAAGTGCCGGAATAAAAACCAGATCGGTACTTTTAACATCCTTAATTTGTTTATCCGTATGAACGGAAAATATTCCATCGTTAAGCTTAACCTCCTTCTTAAGACCAACCAGCTGTATATTGAACAAAGGTTCCTTCCCCGAAATCATCAAAAATTGATTTACTGCGGAAAATAGATACTGCGGATCAGCAATTGCCTGCATTACTGATGATTCCGGTACGAGAATGCTTACGTTTTTCATGATTCAAAGATATAAAAAATCTGTCGCAAAACACCCCAATATTGTCATTTTAACACATTGTTTTTAATTCTATATGCCCCATCTTTGTATCACAAATCAAATAATTTTACAATCTATAAGGAAAGCAAAACTATTTAATTTACTAACTTAAAAAATACAAATTATGACAAGTAACATGATCACTATTGAAGCATTAATAAATGCACCAATAGAAAAAGTATGGAAATTCTGGACCAAACCAGAACACATTATGGTATGGAATGCAGCTTCCGACGATTGGCATACTCCTTCTGCCACAAATGATCTGAGAACAGGAGGAAAATT
The genomic region above belongs to Bacteroidota bacterium and contains:
- a CDS encoding GNAT family N-acetyltransferase is translated as MKVLETERLYLREITEDDAESAYQLNLDEDVIKYTGDASFHDIDTARNFIKNYDHYLKYHFGRWAVIRKNDETFLGWCGLKYTSELDEIDIGFRFFKKYWNKGYATEAAVACLELGFHKFNMQQIVGRARKENIASIKVLEKIGLHYWKDFDFDGEEGVVYKIDRRECVKN
- a CDS encoding helix-turn-helix domain-containing protein, translated to MKNVSILVPESSVMQAIADPQYLFSAVNQFLMISGKEPLFNIQLVGLKKEVKLNDGIFSVHTDKQIKDVKSTDLVFIPALFGDMKNAIHLNKDLIPWITDQYEGGAEVASLCVGAFLLASTGLLDGKKCSTHWGFQNEFREMFPEVEMVDGSIITEENRIYSSGGANSYWNLLLHLVEKYTDRETAILASKYFAIDIDRDSQTTFALFKGQKNHSDNEVKEAQEFIEKNYAEKISVDDLANKVSVGRRSFERRFKLATNNTVLEYIHRIKMEAAKRSFETSRKNINEVMFDVGYTDTKAFRTIFKKITGLTPVEYRNKYNKQTFS
- a CDS encoding VOC family protein, with amino-acid sequence MARTSTYLNFTRNTEEAFNFYKSIFGGEFGRNGIARFKDIPPSDDMPPLAPGDENLVMHIELEITGGHKLMGTDAPETMGFTVNFGNNMHINLEPDTKEETKKLFDALSQGGKITMELQDMFWGDYFGSCIDKFGVQWMFNCAS
- a CDS encoding winged helix-turn-helix transcriptional regulator, with amino-acid sequence MVRRDVFQAIADPTRREIIALLSNQIMNLNAVADNFDMSRPAISKHIKILSECGLIEIKQLGRERFCVPQLAALDQVQTWVQQYSLFWTNKLDALEIHLEQHKKTVKKINKKPDHGK
- a CDS encoding SRPBCC domain-containing protein; protein product: MENKTIYLERLFNADVKKVWSALTDKNEMKLWYFDLKEFKPEVGFVFQFTGGPSPEKQYLHICEITELIPEKKLTYTWRYDGYSGISYVSFELFPQDNKTLLKLTHKDIGTFPSDNADLSITNFEAGWDSIINTSLKNYLEKDDFHYEITVESTAKKIYTGLTQNIQNWWTEKMEGSANTINEVFTVRFDKTFKKIKVVELIPDKKIIWEVMESYIDIAEINNKSEWNGTKIVWEINQNEDSTDLILTHHGLKPSLECYEVCDNGWISFMESFHDYITTGMGTPFG
- a CDS encoding DoxX family protein, translated to MKRTKILYWVFTGLFGAFMLFSAIPDLLTVPDAVKMVHDDLGYPVYIIPFLGLAKILGVIAIIIPGFPRIKEWAYAGLAYDLIGATYSLYCIDPSPKGWMGMLGPILIGALSYYFYHKKLKSFTASQTTI
- a CDS encoding DUF4287 domain-containing protein, with protein sequence MSFQAYLDNIQTKTGKSPEDFKKLAKQKGFLENGELKSTVKAGEIVNWLKTDFDLGHGHAMAIFALLKGKKE
- a CDS encoding DUF1905 domain-containing protein, which gives rise to MQFKTVLLQAGKTATGFEIPAEVVEKLGAEKKPPVKVTINGYTYRNTIAVMGGVYMIGVSALHREGANIKGGDKITVNIELDTEERIAEVPADLEKRLKKDPVAKKNFDALSYSKKRAFIIPINDAKTEETRQRRIEKTLELLKENKK
- a CDS encoding TfoX/Sxy family protein; this translates as MAYNEKLAERIREKLGDVPNVEEKRMMGGLTFMVNDKMCVGIIKDDLMCRINPEFHAKAVEQRGCRTMDFTNRPMIGYVLIDETGMKSKKDFDYWIELALSFNDLAKSSKKKKK
- a CDS encoding T9SS type A sorting domain-containing protein, producing MSEKYTNEYKLSIFNLFGQKINEIIVNDNYAEWRPNDLAKGIYIYELVSAGKRLGAGKIILQ
- a CDS encoding T9SS type A sorting domain-containing protein, giving the protein MKHCLTFFLLLFFVNGLLFAQAPDKRIIYIGGGGIDNTLNISLMDDVFGESNWEQFNYGGIDTAGLFSENTCMIFIEGSFSGSDDFDLFYTNYFEEFQNFIYNGGGLYINYLSAPSYEFYLGFDSVYRSNSLLPNYEGYFLAPFNPIINGPFLPITNPIDFSPDLGYFMCTGSFYGVDFDTLIIDTTYSKAALIQKKYGEGTVIASQFYYDIEHYSEEHLALRRNILWHLASCLHSESDLGIQDIIYPIAECNLGEENLQLLVHNYGFADQNNFTIYFQVDGGLIESESITETITAYLSDTILFTSLVDLSACGDHEIKLWTSVEGDTITNNDTLIFTITSICATPAGLNYPITLCETDASFTPDVNVGSGGIFSGEGITDSLTGTFDPGVYVNGTYALINYSYSTAMDYAMETIPYTPPEFISPTFVSFTTNDDVDTLGIGFNFNFYENTYDTIFPASNGYMCFGEAHDTWYIGIPSPTINNLIALAGEDLNILGGGEVYYETSGSAPYRKFIIKYDEVHMNFPSYFYITVTSVLYESTGIIELYIDTLADVEEGAFTQGIVNDFGTKWINTHNPSDNEFVQKSWHDGANDTAFRFIPVFCSAVAIDTIFIGPQLSMTSSPAIGGENNGTATATITNGGTPPFSFLWETGETTATIENLSPGFYTTTVTDSLECSTTDSVEVTFANTLEDIAENSIKLYPNPSETFFILEVGNDFLNGTVELINAEGKVIYNIYVTTNSTEIIVADIASGLYHIRISCDGKTFFQAVVIN